The following coding sequences are from one Nicotiana tomentosiformis chromosome 3, ASM39032v3, whole genome shotgun sequence window:
- the LOC138908042 gene encoding uncharacterized protein, protein MEILEACHSSPYSSHHSGARTETKVLSCGFYWPALFKDASYLVKRCDECQRDGGISTKNEMPLTTILEIDIFDVWGIDFMGPFTSSCGNTYILVAMDYVSKWVETVALPKNEARNVVAFLKKNIFTRFVFGKACHLPVELEHKAMWELKKLNLEWDVAANLRVAQLNELDEFWFHAYSSSSLYKDKMKYLHDKYIWNKEFKEVNLVVLFNYWLQMFPEKLRSKWSGPFEVVHVIPFGTLDLKNKNDEVFRLNGHQLKHYLGKVDDGHVVALIHFK, encoded by the exons atggaaattcttgaggcttgccactcttcgccATATAGTAGTCACCATAGTGGAGCTAGAACGGaaacaaaagtgttgagttgtggattctattggcctgcTCTTTTCAAGGATGCTAGCTAtctcgtcaagcgttgtgatgaatgtcaaagggacGGTGGGATTTCTacgaaaaatgagatgcccctcaccaccatcttggagattgacatttttgatgtgtggggtattgatttcatgggtccgttcacgagctcttgtgggaacacttacatattggtagctatggattatgtgtcaaaatgggttgaaaCCGTGGCTTTGCCCAAAAATGAAGCTCGGAATGttgtggcatttttgaaaaagaacatcttcacaaggtttg tgttcggaaaagcttgtcacctaccggtggaacttgagcacaaggcgaTGTGGgaattgaagaagcttaatcttgaatgggatgtcgccgccaacttaagggtggcacaattgaatgagcttgatgaattctggttccatgcatattcaagttcgtccttgtacaaggacaagatgaagtacctccatgataAGTATATctggaacaaggagttcaaagaagttAATCTTGTGGTATTGTTCAATTATTGGTTGCAGATGTTTCCGGAAAAGTTGAggtccaagtggagtggtccatttgaggttgtaCATGTGATACCTTTTGGtacattagacttgaagaacaagaatgatgaagtgtttagactCAATGGTCACCAATTGAAACATTATCTTggtaaggttgatgatggccacgttgtggcattgattcatttcaagtga